In one Bosea sp. RAC05 genomic region, the following are encoded:
- a CDS encoding monovalent cation/H+ antiporter complex subunit F produces MPESLTLIALFVLLASAAGLVIVLRSAIAIEKLMAVQLLGTGGAATLLLLGAATAQPALADVALLLVLLSAFSCAAFTLGEGERPGDAAKPDEPA; encoded by the coding sequence GTGCCTGAGAGCCTGACCCTCATCGCCCTCTTCGTCCTGCTGGCGAGCGCCGCCGGGCTGGTGATCGTGCTGCGCTCCGCGATCGCGATCGAGAAGCTGATGGCGGTGCAGTTGCTGGGCACCGGCGGCGCCGCCACGCTGCTCCTGCTCGGTGCGGCCACGGCGCAGCCGGCGCTGGCCGATGTCGCCTTGCTGCTGGTCCTGCTGTCGGCCTTCTCCTGCGCGGCCTTCACGCTGGGGGAGGGCGAGCGCCCCGGAGACGCCGCGAAACCCGACGAGCCCGCGTGA
- a CDS encoding cation:proton antiporter has translation MGLSDAFTLVCVVAGALLFLAGTLGLLRFPDTLSRLHALSKADNLGLGLIVLGLLPLQTSLMGGVKLVCIWLLAQLSAATASQLIAGIAARRKPQA, from the coding sequence ATGGGGCTCTCTGACGCCTTCACGCTGGTCTGCGTCGTCGCCGGCGCCCTTCTGTTCCTGGCGGGAACGCTGGGGCTGCTGCGCTTTCCCGATACGCTCAGCCGCCTGCACGCGCTGAGCAAGGCCGATAATCTCGGCCTCGGCCTGATCGTGCTCGGACTGCTGCCGCTGCAGACAAGCCTGATGGGCGGGGTCAAGCTCGTCTGCATCTGGCTTCTGGCGCAGCTCTCGGCCGCGACCGCGAGCCAGCTGATCGCCGGCATCGCCGCCCGAAGGAAGCCGCAGGCATGA
- a CDS encoding Na+/H+ antiporter subunit E, which produces MLFFALWLVLIGAAPKDWPVGLIAAAAATWASIPLWPPESRLSPTGLLRFVLRFLPQAVVAGLDVARRAFARRIAMTPGIVTYRAGLRSGMAQGALCAVMSLQPGKLPVSCAASGEMRVHCLDSDAPVAAELAADEAAFLRILPGDRSRA; this is translated from the coding sequence TTGCTCTTCTTTGCGCTCTGGCTCGTCCTGATCGGCGCGGCCCCCAAGGATTGGCCGGTCGGCCTCATCGCGGCAGCGGCGGCGACCTGGGCCAGCATCCCGCTCTGGCCGCCGGAGAGCCGGCTGTCGCCGACGGGACTGCTGCGTTTCGTCCTGCGCTTCCTGCCGCAGGCGGTTGTGGCGGGGCTCGACGTCGCCAGGCGCGCCTTCGCCCGGCGCATCGCGATGACGCCGGGCATCGTGACCTACCGCGCCGGCCTGCGATCAGGAATGGCGCAGGGCGCGCTCTGCGCGGTGATGAGCCTCCAGCCGGGCAAGCTGCCTGTGTCCTGCGCGGCGAGCGGCGAGATGCGCGTGCATTGCCTGGACAGCGACGCACCCGTCGCGGCCGAACTCGCCGCCGACGAGGCGGCCTTCCTGCGCATCCTGCCGGGAGATCGCTCCCGTGCCTGA